Proteins co-encoded in one Cataglyphis hispanica isolate Lineage 1 chromosome 4, ULB_Chis1_1.0, whole genome shotgun sequence genomic window:
- the LOC126848899 gene encoding lipid droplet-regulating VLDL assembly factor AUP1-like, producing MSQIDIQYLFNKSRFPSGWRLLLVILYSPVGVLLVSLRLLVTLQLWLIASLLPDCNPLQTFLNYGISFAFGIIVKVDTESELRDKQSRIIIANNVSVLDHFAIHRTTETLIPSVWELPAALSKALGLQKMDMSSKEILIANIKQFLSTSMYSIAIQPEFGTTNSKVALLKFNSWPFSIETSVQPVAIKASRPEFVPVHITSLASTWWTEVFWFMFVPYTVFTLKYLKIRQNSDHETLVREVERDIAAALGLKTSSHTVSDKTEYEKRYRMEMILNNTRSNRSTPNSQVIHSIEIQRMVRQVSEVLPLVPHNVILRDLLKTRNVDVTIANILDGIVTYTPESNPQTPLSITSSGSPNSAKDKILGTSSFQEKKAKMIQEARERYIKKHGLTNC from the exons ATGTCACAAATTGATATCCAGTATTTGTTTAACAAGAGCAG GTTTCCTAGCGGTTGGCGACTTCTACttgtaatattgtattcaCCAGTGGGTGTTCTACTTGTGTCACTGCGATTACTCGTAACATTACAACTTTGGCTTATCGCATCGCTATTACCAGATTGTAATCCTCTTCAAACATTCTTAAATTACGGTATTAGTTTTGCTTTTGGAATCATAGTTAAAGTTGATACTGAAAGTGAACTCAGAGATAAGCaatcaagaataataattgctaATAATGTGTCTGTTCTGGATCATTTTGCTATACATCGAACAACGGAGACACTAATTCCTAGTGTTTGGGAATTACCCGCTGCTCTGAGTAAAGCACTGGGATTACAAAAAATGGATATGAGCAGTAAAGAAATACTGATTGCCAACATAAAGCAATTTCTTTCCACCTCTATGTATAGCATCGCTATACAACCTGAATTTGGCACAACTAATAGCAAAGTCGctctattgaaatttaattcttggcCGTTTAGCATAGAAACGTCTGTTCAGCCGGTCGCCATCAAAGCGTCAAGACCAGAGTTCGTACCTGTGCACATTACCTCATTGGCTTCAACATGGTGGACGGAAGTATTTTGGTTTATGTTCGTCCCTTATACAGTTTTCACACTCAAGTACCTGAAAATTAGACAAAACTCTGATCATGAGACTCTTGTGCGGGAGGTAGAAAGGGATATTGCAGCTGCTTTAGGACTTAAAACAAGTTCTCATACTGTATCAGACAAAACAGAGTATGAAAAACGTTATCGCATGGAAATGATACTTAATAATACTCGTTCTAACAGAAGTACGCCAAATTCACAAGTTATACATAGCATAGAAATACAAAGAATGGTTCGTCAAGTCAGCGAAGTACTTCCATTGGTCCCCCATAATGTGATTCTCCGAGAtcttt tgAAAACTCGGAACGTTGATGTTACAATTGCCAATATTCTTGATGGCATAGTTACTTATACTCCAGAATCAAATCCACAAACACCATTGTCTATAACATCTAGTGGATCTCCAAATTCTGCAAAGGACAAAATATTGGGTACTTCTTCCTTCCAAGAAAAGAAAGCTAAAATGATACAAGAAGCCAGAGAaaggtatattaaaaaacacgGGCTGACAAATTGCTGA
- the LOC126848687 gene encoding type 1 phosphatidylinositol 4,5-bisphosphate 4-phosphatase: MGDGKEGERQPLLKNENVTYSSHGSDAIDETQSNVNTVSPIGPDELPPPYQSATQGGMPMVTCRVCQAMIDISGKRDQHVVKCCQCNEATPIRNAPPGKKYVRCPCNCLLICKSSSQRIACPRPNCKRIINLAPSPITPPVLSMPGMCRVGCAHCHDTFLFNTLNNALARCPHCRKISSVGPDFARGRGIVFIIVGIIALVIAIAITVGTYKYVKASGGIYVAYVGAFLLAILCLGRSIYYCTMKISLIEGPM, encoded by the exons ATGGGAGACGGCAAGGAGGGCGAGCGGCAACCGCTGTTGAAGAACGAGAACGTCACGTATAGCTCACATGGTAGCGATGCGATCG ACGAGACACAATCCAACGTCAACACTGTGTCGCCGATTGGGCCGGATGAATTACCGCCGCCGTATCAGTCCGCGACGCAGGGTGGCATGCCGATGGTCACTTGCAGAGTCTGTCAAGCGATGATAGATATTTCCGGCAAGAGGGATCAGCACGTCGTCAAGTGTTGTCAATGTAACGAGGCCACG CCCATACGGAATGCTCCAcctggaaaaaaatatgtacgatGTCCATGTAATTGTCTGCTAATATGCAAAAGTTCTTCACAACGTATTGCCTGTCCAAGGCCGAATTGTAAACGTATTATTAATCTGGCTCCAAGCCCTATTACACCACCAGTTTTGTCCATGCCAGGCATGTGCAGGGTAGGCTGTGCTCATTGCCATGATACATTCTTG TTTAACACATTAAATAATGCTTTGGCACGATGTCCACATTGTCGTAAAATATCTTCAGTTGGTCCAGATTTTGCTAGAGGACGAGGGATTGTATTCATTATTGTTGGAATTATAGCTTTAGTAATTGCTATAGCTATAACG GTTGGGACCTACAAATATGTAAAGGCAAGTGGTGGAATTTATGTCGCTTATGTTG GTGCATTTTTATTGGCAATCTTGTGCTTGGGACGcagcatttattattgtacaatgAAGATCAGTTTGATAGAAGGTCCCATGTAG
- the LOC126848685 gene encoding uncharacterized protein LOC126848685, whose translation METVKPSPNVNQFMETVKHLWNVNQFMTKFKNPLTTELQTFYMQKCKNLSNIVELPKQNFGPSVMCSHCGSLWSTVDHQVRIVRGRKMSKSMKKIVRHMNENSNQKIPKVCVSLAQKSIKNEMNKLVIKCSICSKNTILPFKKTNRLKPIELDNTQIQTPQSNRKKKKKKSKDKTAGLNISGCTPVSRLNKKDNSKTHTKSPLTTPQIISNNSNKKLPTSTKKSKTLNIERLKNIMEKSTATPIKRKSLHNFLAELY comes from the exons ATGGAAACTGTTAAGCCTTCGCCGAACGTCAATCAATTTATGGAAACTGTTAAACATTTGTGGAACGTCAATCAATTTATGACAAAGTTCAAGAATCCATTGACTACAGAGTTACAAaccttttatat gcaaaaatgtaaaaatctcAGCAATATAGTGGAATTACCCAAGCAGAACTTTGGGCCGTCTGTAATGTGTTCCCATTGTGGATCACTTTGGAGCACCGTGGATCATCAAGTTCGGATAGTACGTGGTAGAAAAATGTCTAAATCAATGAAAAAGATTGTGAGACATATGAATGAAAATTCAAATCAGAAGATTCCAAAAGTTTGTGTTTCTTTGGCAcaaaaatctatcaaaaatGAGATGAACAAATTGGTTATCAAGTGTTCTATCTGTTCTAAAAATACCATATTGCCATTCAAAAAGACAAACCGGCTAAAGCCAATCGAATTAGATAATACCCAGATACAAACACCGCAAAGTaatcgtaaaaagaaaaagaagaaatctaAGGATAAGACTGCTGGTTTGAATATTTCAGGTTGTACACCTGTATCACGATTgaataagaaagataataGTAAAACACATACAAAATCGCCTTTAACCACACctcaaataatatcaaataatagtaACAAAAAGTTACCCACTTCCactaaaaaatctaaaacacTGAATATAGAACGTTTAAAAAACATCATGGAAAAGAGTACAGCAACGCCTATAAAGCGAAAaagtttacataattttctggCAGaactatattga